A DNA window from Pseudomonas wuhanensis contains the following coding sequences:
- a CDS encoding CaiB/BaiF CoA transferase family protein: protein MGALSHLRVLDLSRVLAGPWAGQILADLGAEVIKVERPGNGDDTRAWGPPFLKDAYGENTSEAAYYLSANRNKQSVTIDFTRPEGQQLVRELAAKSDILIENFKVGGLAAYGLDYESLKAINPKLIYCSITGFGQTGPYAKRAGYDFMIQGLGGLMSLTGRPEGDEGAGPVKVGVALTDILTGLYSTVAILAALAHRDQGGGGQHIDMALLDVQVACLANQAMNYLTTGNAPKRLGNAHPNIVPYQDFPTADGDFILTVGNDGQFRKFAQVAGQPQWADDPRFATNKLRVANRAVLIPLIRQATVFKTTAEWVAQLEQAGVPCGPINDLAQMFADPQVQARGLAIELPHALAGIVPQVASPIRLSETPVEYRSAPPLLGEHTLEVLQRVLGLDAGIVAGFKASGVL from the coding sequence ATGGGCGCGCTTTCGCATCTACGAGTACTGGATTTATCGCGGGTGCTTGCCGGGCCTTGGGCCGGGCAGATCCTGGCGGACCTTGGCGCCGAAGTTATCAAGGTCGAGCGCCCGGGCAATGGCGATGACACGCGCGCCTGGGGGCCTCCGTTCCTTAAGGACGCCTATGGCGAGAATACCAGCGAGGCGGCCTATTACTTGTCCGCCAATCGCAACAAGCAATCAGTAACCATCGACTTCACGCGGCCAGAGGGGCAACAGCTCGTGCGTGAGCTCGCGGCGAAGTCGGACATCCTCATAGAAAATTTCAAGGTCGGTGGCCTGGCGGCTTATGGGCTGGACTATGAGTCGCTCAAGGCGATTAATCCGAAGCTGATCTATTGCTCTATCACCGGATTCGGCCAGACCGGTCCGTATGCCAAGCGTGCGGGCTATGACTTCATGATCCAGGGCTTGGGTGGTCTGATGAGTTTGACTGGCCGTCCCGAAGGAGATGAGGGGGCGGGGCCGGTGAAAGTCGGTGTGGCGCTGACAGATATTTTGACCGGTCTCTATTCAACGGTAGCGATCCTGGCGGCCTTGGCTCATCGGGATCAGGGCGGTGGCGGTCAGCATATAGATATGGCATTGCTGGATGTTCAGGTGGCTTGTCTGGCCAATCAGGCGATGAACTATCTGACTACAGGCAATGCGCCTAAACGCCTGGGCAATGCTCACCCCAATATCGTGCCGTATCAGGACTTTCCTACGGCCGATGGCGACTTCATCCTTACCGTGGGTAACGATGGGCAATTCCGCAAGTTTGCGCAGGTGGCTGGTCAGCCGCAGTGGGCGGATGATCCGCGTTTTGCGACCAACAAATTGCGGGTGGCTAACCGGGCAGTATTGATTCCGTTGATCCGCCAGGCGACCGTGTTCAAGACTACTGCCGAATGGGTGGCGCAGCTGGAGCAGGCAGGTGTGCCGTGCGGACCGATCAATGATCTGGCTCAGATGTTTGCCGATCCCCAGGTGCAGGCGCGTGGGTTAGCCATTGAGCTGCCTCATGCTTTGGCCGGAATTGTGCCGCAGGTTGCGAGCCCGATACGTCTGTCCGAGACTCCGGTGGAGTACCGTAGTGCGCCTCCTTTGTTGGGTGAGCACACGTTGGAGGTTCTACAGCGGGTGTTGGGTCTGGATGCCGGCATCGTTGCCGGGTTCAAGGCGTCTGGAGTGCTCTGA
- a CDS encoding LysR family transcriptional regulator produces the protein MRRKIPSTTALISFEAAARHESFTKAAQELSLTQGAICRQIASLEEFLNVELFRRSRRGVKLTEAGLSYSRRVATQLDAVERDTLSVMGQQGTNMIELAVVPTFGTQWLLPRLKDFQHKHPEVTVNLTNRTRPFLFADTDFDAAIYFGDADWSGTESHRLMGENPMPVCSPTLLGKKTNLTPSEIAELPLLQQTTRPYAWRQWFNSQNLNIPRDMTGPRYELFSMLAQAAMHDMGIALIPPFLIQRELAEKRLVIANAQALSSIKAYYLMIPDRKVESASLKAFRDWLVNQAHSYNLEG, from the coding sequence ATGCGCCGGAAGATTCCCAGTACAACCGCTCTGATCAGTTTTGAAGCTGCAGCGCGCCACGAGAGCTTTACCAAGGCAGCCCAGGAACTTTCCCTCACGCAGGGAGCGATTTGCCGACAGATCGCCAGCCTAGAGGAGTTCCTCAACGTCGAACTATTCCGACGCTCCCGGCGCGGAGTGAAGTTGACGGAGGCCGGGCTTTCCTACAGCCGCCGAGTGGCCACCCAACTTGATGCGGTTGAACGCGACACTTTGTCAGTGATGGGCCAGCAAGGCACCAACATGATCGAGCTGGCGGTGGTGCCAACCTTCGGCACTCAATGGCTGCTGCCTCGACTCAAGGATTTTCAGCACAAACACCCGGAAGTGACGGTCAACCTCACCAATCGCACGCGCCCCTTCCTGTTTGCCGACACCGACTTCGATGCCGCGATCTATTTCGGCGACGCCGACTGGTCGGGTACTGAATCCCACAGGCTAATGGGCGAAAATCCGATGCCGGTGTGCAGCCCCACCTTACTGGGAAAAAAAACCAATCTGACCCCCAGTGAAATCGCCGAACTACCTCTGCTGCAACAGACCACACGCCCTTACGCCTGGCGCCAGTGGTTCAACTCTCAAAACCTGAATATCCCGCGAGACATGACAGGGCCGCGTTACGAGCTATTCTCCATGCTTGCTCAAGCTGCGATGCACGACATGGGGATCGCGCTGATTCCACCGTTCCTGATTCAGCGCGAATTAGCAGAGAAGCGTCTGGTGATTGCCAACGCTCAGGCACTATCTAGCATTAAGGCCTATTACCTGATGATTCCTGATCGAAAGGTCGAATCAGCTTCTTTAAAGGCATTTCGCGATTGGCTAGTGAATCAGGCTCACAGCTACAACCTAGAAGGATAA
- a CDS encoding NAD(P)(+) transhydrogenase (Re/Si-specific) subunit beta: MSMNLVTTLYLIASICFIQALKGLSHPTTSRRGNVYGMLGMALAIITTVGLIYKLGAELATAGIGYVIVGLLVGGTAGSIMAKRVEMTKMPELVAFMHSMIGMAAVFIAIAAVVEPQSLGIVKQLGDSIPAGNRLELFLGAAIGAITFSGSVIAFGKLSGKYKFRLFQGAPVQFSGQHKLNLLLGLATLALGVTFMLTGNLSAFALMLVLAFVMGVLIIIPIGGADMPVVVSMLNSYSGWAAAGIGFSLNNSMLIIAGSLVGSSGAILSYIMCKAMNRSFFNVLLGGFGNTADAAGPAGSKEARPVKSGSADDATFLLTNADTVIIVPGYGLAVARAQHALKELTEKLSHRGVTVKYAIHPVAGRMPGHMNVLLAEAEVPYDQVFEMEDINSEFGQADVVLVLGANDVVNPAAKNDPKSPIAGMPILEAFKAKTIIVNKRSMASGYAGLDNELFYLDKTMMVFGDAKKVIEDMVKAVE; encoded by the coding sequence ATGAGCATGAATCTGGTAACGACGCTGTACCTGATCGCGTCGATCTGCTTCATCCAGGCCCTCAAAGGCCTGTCGCACCCGACCACGTCGCGGCGCGGCAATGTGTACGGAATGCTTGGCATGGCCCTGGCGATCATCACCACGGTCGGCCTTATTTATAAGCTAGGGGCAGAGCTGGCGACTGCCGGCATCGGTTACGTCATCGTAGGTCTGTTGGTCGGCGGCACTGCCGGCTCGATCATGGCCAAGCGCGTTGAAATGACCAAAATGCCGGAACTGGTCGCCTTCATGCACAGCATGATCGGTATGGCCGCCGTGTTCATCGCCATCGCCGCCGTAGTCGAGCCGCAGTCGCTGGGCATCGTTAAACAGTTGGGGGATTCGATTCCGGCGGGCAACCGTCTGGAGCTGTTCCTCGGCGCGGCCATCGGTGCAATCACCTTCTCCGGTTCGGTGATCGCGTTCGGCAAGCTCTCGGGCAAGTACAAGTTCCGCTTGTTCCAAGGCGCACCGGTACAGTTCAGCGGTCAGCACAAGCTGAACCTGCTGCTGGGTCTGGCGACGCTGGCGCTGGGTGTCACCTTCATGTTGACCGGCAATCTCAGCGCGTTTGCTCTGATGCTTGTCCTGGCCTTCGTGATGGGCGTGCTGATCATCATCCCGATCGGCGGTGCCGACATGCCTGTCGTGGTGTCGATGCTCAACAGTTACTCCGGCTGGGCAGCAGCGGGTATCGGCTTCTCGCTGAACAACTCGATGCTGATCATTGCCGGCTCGCTGGTCGGCTCGTCCGGTGCCATCCTCTCGTACATCATGTGCAAGGCAATGAACCGTTCGTTCTTCAACGTACTGCTCGGCGGTTTCGGCAACACAGCAGATGCCGCTGGCCCGGCAGGCTCGAAAGAAGCCCGCCCGGTGAAATCCGGTTCGGCTGACGACGCCACCTTCCTGCTGACCAACGCCGACACTGTGATCATCGTTCCGGGCTATGGCCTGGCAGTGGCTCGCGCGCAGCACGCCTTGAAAGAACTGACCGAGAAACTGAGCCATCGCGGAGTGACCGTGAAGTATGCGATTCACCCGGTTGCCGGCCGGATGCCTGGCCACATGAACGTATTGTTGGCCGAGGCCGAAGTGCCTTACGACCAGGTGTTCGAGATGGAAGACATCAACTCCGAGTTCGGCCAGGCCGACGTGGTGCTGGTGCTCGGCGCCAACGACGTGGTGAACCCGGCGGCCAAGAACGACCCGAAATCGCCGATTGCCGGCATGCCGATTCTCGAAGCGTTCAAGGCCAAGACCATCATCGTCAACAAGCGCTCGATGGCCAGCGGCTATGCCGGCCTGGACAACGAGCTGTTCTACCTGGACAAGACCATGATGGTTTTCGGCGATGCCAAGAAAGTCATCGAAGACATGGTTAAAGCCGTCGAGTAA
- a CDS encoding acyl-CoA dehydrogenase — MGGKASFNWIDPLLLDQQLTEEERMIRDTAQQFAQQKLAPRVLEAFRHEKTDPAIFREMGEVGLLGATIPEQYGGSGLNYVSYGLIAREVERVDSGYRSMMSVQSSLVMVPINEFGTEAQKQKYLPKLASGEWIGCFGLTEPDHGSDPGAMITRARKVEGGYSLTGSKMWITNSPIADVFVVWGKDDAGDIRGFVLEKGWKGLSAPAIHGKVGLRASITGEIVMDNVFVPEENIFPDVRGLKGPFTCLNSARYGISWGALGAAEFCWHTARQYTLDRKQFGRPLAATQLIQKKLADMQTEITMALQGCLRLGRMKDEGTAAVEITSMMKRNSCGKSLDIARMARDMLGGNGISDEFGVARHLVNLEVVNTYEGTHDVHALILGRAQTGIQAFY; from the coding sequence ATGGGCGGTAAAGCTAGCTTCAACTGGATCGATCCCCTGCTGCTGGATCAACAGCTCACTGAAGAAGAGCGCATGATTCGCGATACGGCTCAGCAATTCGCTCAGCAGAAGCTCGCGCCGCGCGTTCTCGAGGCTTTCCGTCATGAGAAGACCGACCCGGCGATCTTTCGCGAGATGGGTGAGGTGGGTCTGTTGGGTGCGACCATTCCTGAGCAATACGGTGGCAGCGGCCTGAACTACGTCAGCTACGGTCTGATTGCCCGTGAGGTCGAGCGTGTCGACTCCGGCTATCGCTCGATGATGAGCGTGCAGTCCTCGCTGGTCATGGTGCCGATCAACGAATTCGGTACCGAAGCACAGAAGCAGAAATACCTGCCGAAGCTGGCATCGGGTGAATGGATCGGTTGCTTCGGTCTGACCGAGCCTGACCACGGTTCCGACCCGGGCGCGATGATTACTCGTGCACGCAAAGTGGAAGGCGGCTACAGCCTCACCGGCAGCAAAATGTGGATCACCAACAGCCCGATCGCCGATGTGTTCGTGGTTTGGGGCAAGGACGACGCAGGCGACATTCGTGGTTTTGTTCTGGAGAAGGGCTGGAAAGGCCTGAGCGCTCCGGCGATTCACGGCAAGGTTGGCCTGCGTGCATCTATCACCGGCGAGATCGTCATGGACAACGTGTTTGTCCCTGAAGAGAACATCTTCCCGGATGTCCGGGGCTTGAAAGGTCCTTTTACCTGCCTTAACTCGGCGCGTTATGGCATTTCCTGGGGCGCACTGGGGGCTGCCGAGTTCTGCTGGCACACCGCTCGTCAGTACACCCTGGATCGTAAGCAGTTTGGTCGTCCATTGGCGGCCACACAGTTGATCCAGAAGAAGCTGGCTGACATGCAGACCGAAATCACCATGGCGCTGCAAGGCTGCCTGCGTCTGGGTCGTATGAAGGATGAAGGCACGGCTGCCGTCGAGATTACTTCGATGATGAAGCGCAACTCCTGTGGCAAATCCCTCGATATCGCTCGCATGGCGCGCGACATGCTGGGTGGCAACGGCATCTCCGATGAGTTCGGTGTCGCTCGGCACCTGGTCAACCTGGAAGTGGTGAATACCTATGAAGGTACGCATGACGTCCACGCACTGATCCTCGGTCGCGCTCAGACTGGCATCCAGGCGTTCTATTAA
- a CDS encoding NAD(P) transhydrogenase subunit alpha, whose translation MEELISPGIYNLIIFVLAIYVGYHVVWNVTPALHTPLMAVTNAISAIVIVGAMLAAALTVTPLGKTMGTLAVALAAVNVFGGFLVTRRMLEMFKKKAPKAVKEEAPK comes from the coding sequence ATGGAAGAGCTTATCTCCCCCGGTATCTACAACCTGATCATCTTCGTGCTGGCGATTTATGTCGGTTATCACGTGGTGTGGAACGTTACACCTGCACTGCATACGCCGTTGATGGCGGTAACCAACGCCATTTCGGCGATTGTGATCGTCGGCGCCATGCTGGCGGCAGCTTTGACCGTGACCCCACTGGGTAAGACCATGGGCACCCTGGCGGTGGCTCTGGCGGCCGTGAACGTGTTCGGTGGTTTCCTCGTGACTCGCAGAATGCTTGAGATGTTCAAGAAAAAAGCCCCGAAAGCCGTAAAAGAAGAGGCGCCCAAGTAA
- a CDS encoding Re/Si-specific NAD(P)(+) transhydrogenase subunit alpha, translating to MHIGVPLETQTGETRVAATPETIKKLIGQGHKVTVQSGAGINASVVDSAYEAAGATIGSANDAFGAELILKVVAPSDSELTLIKSGTVVVGMLNPFSNETIAKLAECGITAFALEAAPRTSRAQSLDVLSSQANIAGYKSVLLAAHYYPRFMPMLMTAAGTVKAARVLILGAGVAGLQAIATAKRLGAVIEASDVRPAVKEQIESLGAKFVDVPYETDEERECAVGVGGYARPMPASWMQRQALAVHERAKQADIVITTALIPGRKAPTLLSAETVAQMKPGSVVIDLAAAQGGNCPLTVADQVVVENGVTICGPTNLAGAVAADASALYARNLLDFLKLVFNKEGQFEVNLEDDIVAACLMCRDGQVIRKNA from the coding sequence GTGCACATTGGTGTTCCTCTCGAAACCCAGACGGGTGAAACACGGGTTGCTGCAACCCCGGAAACCATCAAGAAGCTGATCGGCCAGGGTCATAAGGTCACTGTACAAAGCGGCGCCGGCATTAACGCCAGCGTTGTGGACAGTGCTTATGAAGCGGCAGGCGCAACCATTGGCAGCGCCAATGATGCGTTTGGTGCCGAGCTGATTCTCAAGGTGGTCGCCCCCAGCGACAGCGAACTGACGCTGATCAAGAGCGGCACCGTCGTCGTGGGCATGCTCAACCCGTTTAGCAATGAAACCATCGCCAAACTGGCCGAATGCGGCATTACCGCGTTTGCACTGGAAGCTGCGCCACGCACCTCCCGCGCCCAGAGCCTGGATGTGCTGTCCTCCCAAGCGAACATCGCCGGTTATAAATCCGTGCTATTGGCCGCTCACTACTACCCACGATTCATGCCGATGCTGATGACTGCCGCTGGTACAGTGAAAGCGGCGCGCGTGCTGATTCTCGGCGCTGGCGTCGCCGGTTTGCAGGCGATCGCTACCGCCAAGCGTCTGGGCGCTGTGATCGAAGCCTCCGACGTGCGTCCTGCGGTGAAGGAACAGATCGAATCTCTGGGTGCGAAATTCGTCGATGTGCCGTACGAAACCGATGAAGAGCGCGAATGCGCCGTCGGTGTCGGCGGTTACGCGCGTCCCATGCCGGCCAGCTGGATGCAGCGTCAGGCCCTCGCCGTGCACGAACGCGCCAAGCAGGCTGACATCGTCATTACTACTGCGCTGATCCCGGGCCGCAAGGCGCCGACACTGTTGAGCGCCGAAACCGTGGCGCAGATGAAGCCTGGCTCGGTGGTCATCGACCTCGCGGCAGCGCAGGGCGGCAACTGCCCGCTGACCGTGGCCGATCAGGTGGTCGTCGAGAATGGCGTGACCATTTGCGGCCCGACCAATCTGGCCGGTGCAGTCGCGGCCGATGCTTCGGCGCTGTATGCGCGCAACCTGCTGGACTTCCTGAAGCTGGTCTTCAACAAAGAAGGCCAGTTTGAAGTGAACCTCGAAGACGACATCGTCGCCGCGTGCCTGATGTGCCGCGACGGCCAAGTCATCCGCAAAAACGCCTAA